A stretch of DNA from Oreochromis aureus strain Israel breed Guangdong linkage group 23, ZZ_aureus, whole genome shotgun sequence:
AGCTTTGTAAATTTCTACATTTGTAAtgtttcttcaaaaaaaaaaaaaaaaaaaaaaaaaaaaaaaaagtggtattgACCTGGCTCAAACTGCTCAAGAGTCCAACTAAAGCTAGCGAAATATGGGGTAAAAGTAAACAGTGAAAAACTATTTCAAGAGATAAAAGGTCAGCCCCCCCCCCCGTCATTGCGTAATTGTTTGTCTAGTCTTGGGTTAAAGTAACCTCCACAAACGATTTAATATGCGTTTTGGGAGGGGGCTTTGCTTCAGTGACTACAAACACCACCGAGGAGAAATCACTCCGACTAACTCCGCTAACGTTAGCAGCAAATCCTCGCTTAAAGTGAAAGATTTGTGAATGGAGTTTGGCGTGACGCTCACTGAGTCCTCCTTGTTTTTCTCAATGAAGTGAAACACGATACTGGCTGAGGCAGGAGGAGaagtaggaggaggaggggggagacaCCCGCTCACCATTGAGAAATTTCGCCACAGACAAACAGTGAAGGATTCCCGGCGCCAACAAGCTGAAAAAAAGCTGCTGCAGACGGAAATGCCGCACTGCAGGCAGGTAGACGGTCGCGGGGGAATAAACGCAGCACTGCGTTAGATTTTTAAGAAAATGGCGTTCGCCTCTGAACGCCTATGTGCTCCCCTCGGAGcccgtagcaaaaaaaaaaaaaaaaaaaaaaccgcaACCATGCATTTGGCGTTTATGTAATCAAAGGCAAGCAGGCGCCAGCTTTTACTAAAGCTGtcagataaaaaaagaaagactcaCTTGGTAAGTGAAGTTTCTTGGCAGTGTGAAAACAGAACTCGTCGCAGATTTCCTCCCCTACATCCCATGCAGCTCCTCGATTAATCACTCGGCTGTGGATTTTTCTCAATGAAGGGCTCTGATAGCTGCGGCTAAAACGAGCGCTCTCCTGCCCTGCCATTGGCTGGAGCTCAGAGTCAGTCAGAAGGCGAGCCAATCGTCGTCGAGGCTGCTCTGTGGCCCGGCCCCCGGTGTTTTTTATGAATGGCTGCGTTTCATTCATGAAACTAGGACGCTCTTAAAGGGCCAGCGCTGCAATTAAGGTCTTACAAAGTAAACAGGTAAATAAATAACCAAATTCAAGGTCATCTGTAACTTCTACACGGGAACAATAATGATGAAAATAGCAATAAAAAACATGCTTTTGCTAGTTTATTATATAGCCTACGGATTTCAACTAAATCAGGGGCGTTAAACATAAGGCCTGggagctttggaaaatgtgaagcagggcatatatatacacacacacacacacacacacacacacacacatatatatatatatatatatatatatatatatatatatatatatatatatatatatatatatgaacaaaCACCAGCACGCCCCTGGGcggttttatccttcaagctcgggtcctctaccagaggcctgggagcttgagggtcctcttgcagtatcttagctgttcccaggactgcgctcttctggacagagatgtccgatgttgttcccgggatctgctggagccactcgcctagcttgggtgtcaccgcacctagtgctccgattaccacggggaccaccgttaccttcaccctccacatcctctcgagctcttctctgagcccttggtatttctccagcttctcgtgttccttcttcctgatattgctgtcattcggaaccactacatcgatcactacggccgtcttctcctgtttgtctaccaccactatgtccggttggttagccaccaccattttgtccgtctgtatctggaagtcccacaggatcttagcttggtcattctccaccacccttgggggcatctcccattttgaccttgggacttccaggttatactcatatatatatatatatatatatttccagTGATAAAGACCATGCATGCTATACCAAAGTAATAATGTAATACACAATCTactatttttaattttgcatttcattatcatgtagaaaaactgttgAAATTGCATTTAAAATGAGTGTGACACCCGAACTAGGTTGTATTCATGAGATCATCTTTCCTGCCATAGATCATAATAAACACTATAGCAAGAACAGAGAGAAACACTTGCCATGTAATAATAATTGATGTCCTTAATTTTATTGTTCTCTTATGATGTTACAATTGGAACTACAACGACAACCACCACCGAGTAGATCATATATTTAGTGTTACTATTATTAAACCTCACAGTTAAACTCCATGGGGTTATGTGGGTTTCCTCCCAGTACTCCGGATTCTCCCAAAAATGCGCATTTTAGGTTAACTAGTGATTGTAAATCGGCCATAGATGTGAATGCAAGATAGATAAAGCACTTGAACATGTATGAAAAGGTTAAATGTGGCTTTGAGGGTCAATAAGACTAGAAAAGCTTTAGATCTTTGTTCCTTAGAGCATTTCTCACATTTCTTACTCAGGACTGTGGAATAGCGAAAACTGTACCAAACCCTAATGCAGTTCTTTCACATGTTCCTCCTCAGCTACCTGTATTTCTTTTTTGAAGGCACATCCATCAGTTTTTGGAAGCTACAGCagaatatgtgtttttgtggggATAAGACATCAAAAAGACTCCCGTGACCTGGACTGTATTTAACACTGAGGATATTTAAGTAGTCCTGTAAAAACTGGGAAACTGTCAAATGTTCGACGGGTGTAATCCAGCGTCGCACATGACTGTTTGAAGAGTATTCATCTCAGTGGGTGGCAGAGCCCTTGCTGCACTTTTAATTCCACTCTGATCTCATTCCACTTCATTACCTGCTGCTGCAGAGTGATCACCCAAAAAATTCCACATGATTACAGGGTAAATCCCCTCATACAGTACCTCCACAATAACAGGTGGCTCTTTACTATGCTTGGAAAGCTACAGCGCTGCAAACCCTGCAGTTATCAACATGTTGCTCTAAACAAATGCAGTGTTCCTGTCTACCTAAGAGAAAAATCAGTGCATATTAGTAATCAACTAATGTGAATCAAGGTGTTTGTGCGTTTTTCTATTGAGATTTCTGCAGACTGCATCACCCACTAAATATAGATTTAGTAATCCTTTTATTCCCCTGTGCTCTTTTTGTCCCAAAtatattatttatgtatttattgaaAAGGAACCTGACAGAGCTGATGATATAAACCCGACTGCACGATTATTGCATCCAAACAGGAAGCAAAGAGCAGCCATTCAGCGTGGAAAGGGTTTATGTTGATATGCTAGCagtgaaaatgaatttaaatgtttattttatggcTTCATACCGAGTGACCTCTTcaggtggatttttttttttttttttttgcagggcTGCACCGACTGTTTGCATTCGACTTAGAAAGTGCTCGATCAGCGTGGGGAGATGCCAGAACGGATCTGTGCGTGTGATAAAAGTTCCAGTTCAAACATCAGCTGAGCTCAGCAGCTCTGTTACTGATTTGCAGTGTCTCCTGTTTGCTCGGCCACCGCACGTCTACGACTGTGCACAATATCAcatcacagatttttttttctttttattcttccGTTCCGGCAGATATAGTTGAACATATCCTGGAACAGGAAATTACACACTGCAGTCCTAAAGCTTCTTATCAAATGTTCCAGTTGTGTgttgatgtcttttttttctcctttttatctttttatctgtATATTTATTAGGGAAACAGAAGTTTTCACATATGATAAATTATCACCCCCTTTTGACCTACAGCAACGGGTAAGTATTATCAGTAAAATTACACCCGtacaataattattattttgactACCTCTAAATATGGGATCAGTTACTTCTCAGGGATTATGCTGATTTACAATTTCACTATTTAGTACATTTTACATAAACAGATCAGAAGGCAAAATATCAGGATTAAAAAAGACAGAGATGTatgaatattcttttttttactaaatcacacagttttaaagcttttttacCACTCTTATTTCCTGTCATGTAAAATGCAATTGTTAAACCACTGGGTGGCTCTCATGCCTACATCCTTTAGTCCTCATAGAGGGATAAATTACCTCAGCTCTCATAGAACCACAGATCTTAGATCACATTGTTTTTCCCTCCATAGTTTTGTGCTCCCCCTAAACTTTCTAACGTTTGCACACGAACACCTAAAAGCCAGCTCTGCACTGACCACTTATTAGCAGCTGTTAGCTCAGATTCACCTTTAACACCATTGACTTTGCACTTTAGTAATAAATTAATTCAGAGATTACAAATTCAAAGACAACCCCACTTCTCAAAAAGTCagaacactgtaaaatgtaaaatgaaataaaaatgtaatgacGTGTAAGTCACGTAAACCCATCTTTTAATTACagttgaaaagaaaacaacacactgaAATTGAGACATTGCACAATTTTAAGAGCAATATTAGCTCATTTTCAGTTTGATGTGATCTGAATGGAGCAAAAGTTGATCTAAAATCTGTATATGCCGGTTAAGGTgtctttccagatgtgcaagctgcCAGTTCCACAGGCACTCATGTACCTCCATACCACCAGAGATGCAAACTTCTGAACTGAGCACTGATAACAAGGCAAATGGTTCCTTTAGTCTTTGGTCCGGAgtattttccaaaaagaatttcaaatgttgattcatctgaccacagaacagttttccactttccTTTAGTCCATTTTAAACAAGCTTTGGTTCAGAGAAGATGGCAGTGTTTCTGGATCATGTTTTATGGCTTCTTTTTTGCATGATACAACCTcaacctgcatttgtggatgcCACAGTGAACTGTGCTCAAAGACAGTGATAAAGAAGTGTTCCTGAGGCCATGTATACCCAATCATGTTCCTGAGTTGTTGTcaattaacctaattagttgGTATTATAATTAGTTGTTAACCCAATTTAGCtttgtttcttgtgtttgtttgtttattttttattttaaaaaagttttaatcGTCATCATGTACATATGCTGATGTTAAAGAATGGATTTAGACACAAGCTCATTTTTCCAGAATGTCAAAGGTCATAAAGTCCATAAAAGGCTGAAAACACAATgtgaaaaagaatgaaaaatacAGGTTGGAGAGGGACAAACTGTCCAAAGCTTATCCCTACCTGGCAACCCTAAAGGTAtcgtttaattattattaaaaggtAATAATTGAACTATAAAGGATAAGTAAATCATTCACTATTATTAGAGCCATTAATGTAAACCATTACCAGTGTTACATTAGAGCACTGTATCAAACGTGAAGGCACTATTTTGAGCCCAGGTCAGGCAGATGTTGATGAAGTTAAATAAATCGTAAAATCAGAGTCCTGCATCATATCTACAGTACTGTGTATCAGTGAACAACTGTAGCTGTCTGACATCGTGACAatattttgctgttgttgtctGGGCACCTGCTGGGCAGTGGATATTGTTGCTCTGCTGTATCATTTCTGCCATCTGTGGCACAAATAAACAATAGCTGGCTGCTGGCATACCACTAGTCCTTGTTGGTGAACCCTCCTGAATTACCAGCAGGCTTTTTTCAGCAGTTTTATTTCTAGGCTTTACCACGAGCCGCCAGCTGTTGGCACGCTAATTAAAAACCTCCCGCCGGGCACCGCAAAGTAGAACTTATCctgttttcatgcttttttttttttggttggtttaaaacaacaagaaataaaatcacagcAGTTCATTATTTGTCTATGCCTGCGGGTTTATTTGCTCAGTTGAATGAGCGACGGGAGGAAAGCGAGAAAAGGGAAGTGAGCTTTTGATCTAGAAGTCCACGACGCGTCTAATGGAGCCTACAGATGGATGAAGAGCTCCCCACTCCGAGTGTCGTCTGTATTCGCCCTTTTCCAGCAGGTACTGGCGCCCCCTGTAGCTCGGATGCTCATAGAAGACCCAGGTGCCGTCCTGGACGTGGGCCGAGTGGATGTCGCGGTAGCGCCAGCGGTCCTGCAGGTTGGGCATGTCTTCGCTAAACTCTATCATCTGGCCACTGAAGTCTGGACGTTCGTAAATGCGGATCCTGTGCCTGGTGGATGgcttaaagatttaaaaataagaatatgTTAATAATTGATAGGAATTTAACTTTAAGCAGCTAAGACCACATTTGTCCATCCTGTAAGAAggagaacaacacaaacacaaaaaattacAGAGAAGAAAGTATACATAGTATTCTAGTTCTGTGGTTGTTTCCTGAGACTTACATATCTAATGAAGCGACAGGAGCGAATGGTGTCATTGAAGCCGTTCCAACTCTGATAGTTGGGGTACTCCCCTTTACAGAGGATGTACTGGTAGCCCATATACTGGGGTCTCTCATAGATGACCCAGGCTCCACTCTCCACCCGAATAGAGTTACAGCGGCTGAAGTGGGAACTTAGCTCGGGACAGTCGCTACTGCATTCGTAGTAACGACCCTGGAAGTTCTTGTCCTCGTAAAAAAAGATCTGCAAGCAAGAGTGTGAATTAAAAGCTGTAAGTTGTAAGTAAAACAAACCCTAAAACTCTCCACATCTCTATGGACAACATCGCTAATATAACTCTTTTGACAGAGAATTTGAGTTATACGTTATAAAGTTTGTTGTACTAACGCAGGGCAAATATTGGACTTTCACTTTTTTGTGCTGCTCCCTAGTgactaaaaatgaaataattcagCTTTAAGCTTTTTGTCAGGGTTACCATCTATATTTATTTGTGCAGGAACATTCATGCACTTCAGCTTATATCAGGTTATATCTGACAAAAGCCTCGCCCGCTCGTCACACTAACACACTAACATTTGACAGGACATCAGCTCAACTCCATTTAGCAAGAAGCAATCCACCCACAGCTTAGCGTGAGGTCATTACGGCATTATCATATCGCACAGTTGTGGCACTTACCTTCCCTGTGCGCTCCATAATCGCCTCGTGTTCCTCCTCACCCAATCAGATTAAAGCCCCTCATACACACTGCATCACCGGCGGTCCACTTTTAAATAAAGGCTGATGAACTGCATTGCCAGGGGAATCATTGTCATTCAAATGAGCTCtccattaacatcagcacattAGCTGATTCTGCAATTGTTTTAGCACATGACCTATATATGTGTTGATGCAGAAATTTTGACTGAATGCTGTTTAACTctagaaaaatagaaataatgTTGCTGAAAAATCAGTtcttcattcatgtcacctcCCATATCCTCCAAAGAACCATCCTAAtcatttatgtcctctgtaaTGGACATTGATTTTTGGTACTAAATACAGGACATCCTGGGCTTTCCATTGATATTCATATGCTTGGGTGGTTTCTTTTAGCTCCATTATATTACATAACATATactctttttctatttttctgttattgttttttttttgcctagTCAAGTATAACTAATCCTCTTGTTTATTATTATAACTGTTCTTATTGTCACATGCACAGTTAAGAACAAGTTTCCTTGAAATCTCTTTAACAGCCTTCCCCTCTGAACACTATTCACTAATAGAATTAGAtagaaaatatttataaatataaaccATTGACCATTACAACATgttataaatattaaataataaaattttgTGTGTATCCTCCTGTTTTTGCTTAATAAATATACTCATTTatataaagaataaaaagcttggacataaaaaaaaaatctctaatatatttgttttgtttaatgcaAGTGCATGCGTAACGTGCACATGAGTTTATATACTGGTGCaaattttaaacagtgttttctGAAAGTTCTTGTAGTTATTTTACTATGATTTAAAATGACTTTCACTATTTAAACATTGCATTTTTCCAGTTTAAAtcagtatttattatttctataTTAAGTTTTAATCTCAGTAAAGtctaaaaaaaagctttaatttgattttttttaaatgttgtgaTTAAATGTAATACAATATGGATAATGAGTGAAAAGGATCATGGGTAATAAATGACAAGCAATGTTTAATTTTCTATCATGACTTTATTTTAAGCATTTTCAGccattttccttgtttttatttttttcaaagattTTGTCAGTGGCTACTGCTCTTTAACCCGGCGGATGGATCCAACGCTGGGCTGCATGCCCCCCCACTCAGCGTACCTCCTGTATTCGCCCCTCTCAAGCAGGTACTGGCGGCCCCTGTAGTTTGGGTGCTCAAAGAAGATCCAGGCTCCTTCGAACACCTTGCAAGAGTGGACATTGTTGTTTTTCCAGTGCTTGGGGAAGGCAGGCAAGTTGTCTGCCATCTCCATCGACTGACCTTCAAAGTTTGGCTTTTCCCAAACTTTCAGCCTCCATGAATTCCCCACCTGGAAGGAACAAATGAAAGAATGGGAATGTCTGCATTGTTGGTTTCTAACTGTATTATATTGTGAATTGATTATACaccatgcacacacatatataatcACCTACATTTCTAATAATTCGACAGGACCTGATGGAATCGTTGATACCTAGCCAATACTGGTAGTCTGGATACTCTCCTGGGCTTAGCACGTACTGGTAGCCCATGTAGTTTGGTCTTTCATAGACTACCCAGAATCCTCCCTCCACTCTGATGGAGTTGCAGCGGGGGAAGTAGGTGTGCAGGTCACTGGAATCATTGTCACACTCGTGGGACTGACCCTGGAAGTTTTTGTCCTCGTAAAAGATGATCTGAGAAAACAAGTTTTGATGAAACATTGCACTCACTGAACTCTAGGAAGTGGCTGTtttggtaaaacaaacacattttgtaCTCATTTATCTCAAAATACGGTACAAGCATGAATCATATTGCCACAAATATGTGCCTGTCTTAAACATACAGTACCTTCTCCATTGTCGATATCAACAGGTTTGGTGTGATATAAAACATTAAAGCAGCCACCTCCTATATTCACTTTATACAGAACAAGGACAATAAAACTAAGCACATGGCTTGCTTTCTGTGAACTGGATTATTCAATCACTGATTCAAATATTTATCCAGGCTTATCACATTGTTCTGAAGCAGTGAATCCTGTTTCCCTAAACAATGCAAACGCACAGTGCAAAGCATCCCAAAGCCACTGGATGCAGCAGAGCGTGCTGACAAAAACAAGGGCACTGCAGGACAGTTGATTTGATATGAAACGCTTTGAGCTGAGTCAGTGATACAGCAGGAAGGCACCAGAGATATTCATACACACTTTATAACTAATTCATATTATAACAAGTAAGCAGTAATTTGATTGATCATTTACTCCTAACTGATTGGCGTTCCTTTCCATGATAAATAAGCTGATTCCATGCACTGTTGATGATGCAGGGAAAAAC
This window harbors:
- the LOC116321869 gene encoding gamma-crystallin S-1-like, translated to MSTKCIIFYEDKNFQGQSHECDNDSSDLHTYFPRCNSIRVEGGFWVVYERPNYMGYQYVLSPGEYPDYQYWLGINDSIRSCRIIRNVGNSWRLKVWEKPNFEGQSMEMADNLPAFPKHWKNNNVHSCKVFEGAWIFFEHPNYRGRQYLLERGEYRRYAEWGGMQPSVGSIRRVKEQ
- the LOC116321870 gene encoding gamma-crystallin M2-like — its product is MERTGKIFFYEDKNFQGRYYECSSDCPELSSHFSRCNSIRVESGAWVIYERPQYMGYQYILCKGEYPNYQSWNGFNDTIRSCRFIRYPSTRHRIRIYERPDFSGQMIEFSEDMPNLQDRWRYRDIHSAHVQDGTWVFYEHPSYRGRQYLLEKGEYRRHSEWGALHPSVGSIRRVVDF